CCTGGAATGGCGGAGGGAACCTGGGGCCAGAAGGTGGGGGTTGTCAGGGTCACAAAAGACTGACTCCGAGGCTAAGTCACAGGCACGTTTATTATCCTCTGGAACATTAAGGTCTTCCCTGTGCGGGAGGGCCGACCCTCAGGAGGcagccacactgctgccagaaGCAGGACCATGGGGAGGCAATGTCATGGGGGGCAGGAACAGTGCCTTCAGCTTGCCGGACAAGCTAGCAATCTCGGGATCCTGGGCTTCGTAAGACTTGACCAAGCGGGCAAACTTGAGGACACCTGCAAGGGGAAGTGGAGCATCAAGCCACGCCCTCAGGGGACAGGTGTGCCCAGACATGGGGGGCGGGCAGCTTGAGCATGAGTCACTGGCTGTTCCCCCTCTGGTCAGGTAGCTGTCAACAAAACAAGGCACAAGCAGGCCTCTGCCCTGGGTGGTTTGGATCCACCATTTCCTGGTCTAGACCAGGCAAAACAGTGAACGAAATACCCCTAAGCAGCCGGCCTCTCGTGATCAGGTGAACCGTTCTGGCAATTTACTCACAAGAACCCTTGGTATGAACATGCATAAGGTCCCAAGTCTATAACCTGAACACAGGAGGGCCACAGGTCAGCCGGGCTGAATCAATCAGCAACCCTGGGGAACACCATGATCTCATCAAGGAAACTGACCAGCCCTCCAAAAGAGACGAGCTAAAACCCCCTGGAGGGGCTGCAGAAGCATACTGCCATGCAGACACCCCACTAGAACTCATCAGAAGAGGGTTCGGCTCCAGCTCTGCTGTGACCTCGAGCACTTAGTTTACTactagagtctgtttcctcatctgaaagtGGAATAACAGTATAATTACTGCTAAGTACAAAAAGCACTTAGGACTTCACCTGGCACAAGTTCAGAACAGACTCCCGGCTCCTACAGCCAATACTGTTCGTCGGATTGTGGCTGCCTCCGTGTGGCGAGGCAAGGGAGGACGGCTCAGGGACCCAGTGGGATCCAGCGCCCTCTCCCGGACCCACGCCACCCCCGACCCTCGTCCGACCCACCTTCCCCGTCGCAGCTGAAGCCATAGGCCTTGATAACCTCCTGCTGAATCTGCGTGGCCACAGGCAGCACGAATTGCAGCATTTTGCCCATGTCGTTGCACGCGTTGTCCCGAGCCTCGTCCATGCGCACGGCGTTCTCCGGGGCCGAGAACGCCTGGATTACCtccgccaggaccactgcgccgtAGACGCGTCCCCGGGTAGGAGTCGAAGCACGGCGGGCCGGCCCAGCCGAGAACGCAGGGAAAAGGGCAGGAGATTAATGGACTGAAGCCAGAGTAACCCGATAAACTCGACCCAGATTCCCTCGCTCTAGGACCCCTCCTGGGGGAGAGAGGATGGAACTCTGTGCCCCCATTTCCCGGCGGTGCAACCACACCCCTCGCTCTGTCCCCTCCGCCCGCGCCCTTCTCCAGCAGGAAGCCCACGCGGTGGCCAGAATATGCTTCTCACCCTTGGCTTGCTCGGCGCTCAGGGCCGCGGGTGGGGCCGAGGCGGACGCCATAGGGTAACAAAAGCTGCACGTGCAGCAAACCAAGGATATGCTCAGGAGAAACGGGATGCCTCTGAGTGGCTCTCAAAACTGATGGAAGGGAAGCAGCATCAGCCGCAGCCGGAAGCCGGGGAAGCTTGTGGACGTAGCGCAGCGCGCCACAGACTCCTAGATGCTTTAGAAAAGACAGCCGCACTTACGCGGACCAGCGAACGTCTCAGATAATCGAactaacaaaactaaaaaaaaaaataggtctatTGTTATATACGCAGTATAGGGAGGGTCTTCCGGTAAAAAACCGGAAAACCTGCTAGACAAATTCTAAAAGAGCTGTAACACTACAGGAAGTAGCCTGGAGAGAACATGGGGTGTCCAGGAACGCCACTATTGGTGAGGGTGAGCTCAGAGTGGCCTTTTCTAATTCCTATTGCTGTATAAGCAACGGGGGACTTTACAGCTTTCAAAAGGAAAAACGGGGGGGCGGAGAAACTTATTTAAAGTACCACTGCTAGAGTTTGGGAACATTTGATTCGAGCCTATGCAAATGAACCCAAAGCTGATTGGCTGGGACGGCTGGTCACACCCCCTTCAGTTTTTGAGGACGTAGTGATTCGCAGCAATGAACGCTGAAAGTGAAGGCGGCTCTCGTGCTCTCCTAAAATGGCCTTGTGCCGCCGAGTGTCCGCGCCAGCGTAGCGCCTTCCAATTTCTCTCCTAGGCATTTTAAATGGTCGGCCACTCCCTCTTCAAACTAAGGGGTACTTATGACTCCGGAGTTCTAATCGCTTTAACCCAATGGAACTACGGCCCTGCACCTCCACTTCATAACCCTTTCTCAATCTATTCGACAAAAAGGCTTCTGGACTCTGGTGGCTCCTAGCTGTGGGGTCAGCAGCAGAAAGGCCTCCGAAGTCTGAGCGGCTTCCTAGGTCTGACCCTATCAGAGGCGTGCCTGTTTTCCCGCACCCCACCCGGGCATCTGGACTTCCCTGCACTGCGAGGCAGGGAGGCACTAGCTCCGCAGTAACCCTCCAGTGGAGCCCCTGGGTCCTGCCGAGAGCTCCTCTGCGATTCCAcatctctacacccactgtgtCCTGTTCCACAGCTTTCTCTCCAGGAACTGCTCACCCCCCCAGGTCACCCCCAGCTCCGCCCCCAGAGCCCGCAAAGAACCAGTCACAGCCATCTTCCTGGGGAGTCGTGAggatgtttttgtttggttttggttggGATGTTTTTTAAAGAGCGtcatatagatatttatatatataaattattaatgtgggggaggggcaaggggcaTACATCGCAGAAGGGGCGCGCGCACAGGGACTGGGGACGGGCAGGGGCAGCACACGATGCTACGCAAAACAGCCACATCTAACAGATGAAATCATCACAccaatggggtgggggaggggcggtggcCACCCAGGGCTGGGCatgggggaggaagaaagcagGGGGACAGGAAAAAGGGACCTGGTCCAAGATACTGTGCGCTTTCTGCCTCCACCCTGAcaccacctccccacctctgcctacCACAGGAGCCTTggccttcctctgtcccttcctccctccctctgcccagctgCTGAAACCCTGCAAAGGAGCAGCACCCCTCCCTCCTCAGCTCTGGGGGGCAGGCTGGGAGAGAGGCCTTGGAGGTCCAGATGCAGGCGCCATGGGTGAGCTCTTGATGGCCGGTCCTACAGTGGCTTGTCGCTTTCCTTCTTCAGGTGACTGGTGGAGAGGGGATGAAGAGCAGAGCCATGAGATTGAGATCAACCCTGTCCAGGCCCCCTGTCACAGAGTTGGATGGTGGAGCTGGGGCTCCCCCACCACTACAGGAACCAGCAGCCTGCCCCTCCACACCCCAGGAAGCCAACGCACCTGTAGTAGTCCTCCTGGGCAGGTAGCGGCACACTGTGCAGCGGGTGGTGGGCGTGCAGCCACTGCTGCTGCTCCAGGGCCAGGCGCTGCAGCTCAGCCGACTGCGCGTGCATGGCCTGCAGCTGGTGAGCTGCGGACattggggcagagagggaggctggcAGGTCCCGGTAAGGAGCAGCTGTgggcaggaagggcaggggaCACAGGACCGATGGAATGCTGAGCACTTACTCTGGGCCAGGAGACAGCTAGCCTCCCTACCTACAGAGGCGATGGAGACTAAAACACTTAAAGGGAAAAGCCAGTCCTGCAAGTTGCCAGCCATGGAGAGGATTCAGACTTCTGCCTGGCACTCAAACCTGCGCCTCTCTTGGGCAGGGCCTCAGTCCTCCTTCTCCTATTCCTAGCTCCTCTGGGTACCTCCACATCCCTCCCCAATCCCAAAGAGGCCCATCACACCACCCAatctcctccttcctgcccttaTCTCATCAGaacctccccactcccaccttcATCCTTACCAAAGAGCTGGTGACGAAGAACTTCGTTCTCGtgcagagggtgaggaagaagggggttggggagggtcCCAGCTGGGTAGGGGATCCGGGTAAGGTGAGACCCTGAGGCCAGGGGGTCAATGAGAGGGTGCACCGAGGCAGAGGCTAGAGGGTAGAGAAGAGGAAGGTGTCACCAAAAGGCAAGTTTGGAGAAAACCACACACGTGAGTAAATGGATTCAAGCTGGGAAGAGATGGACAATCAAACACAGGAAGACCCAGTGAGGAACAAGGAAGAGCAAAGGAAGAACTAGGGGACTGGTGGGTGGCCAGGACAAGACCTTACTGGACACAGGGACACACGGAGGCCAAGTAACAGGAGATTAGTTTGTCAGAGGGctctgaggaaaaggaaagagacgTGGACTGCTTAAAGGAGATAGAGGGGACTAGAAAGTTTAGGAAGTaagacaggaagagacagaggaggttaagagagaaagcacaagggagCCCAGAATGACCAGGACTGTAAGGTTAGATCAGGCGATTTCTGGACAATATGGCAAAAGGACAGTAAATAAAGCTCATTAGTACCTAAGATACCCCCAGCCAAAGCTATAAGGGCTCTTTCTGGAAGGCGGTAGATCTAGAGATGGGGAAGAACATGAAAACACCTCCACTTGGGAGGAGAAAAGATGGCAAAAAATGGTAACAGAGTTTAATCCAAAGGAGCAAGGAAACAGGTATGTGAAGGGGGTTAGGGGTGTGGTCTGAGGGAAGAAAGGTAGCATTCCCTCCAAGGTTTCCTCTACCACACGTGGAATGCTAGACTCTGAAGTGGGGTAGGGTGTGCACTATTACAGTCCCTGTGGCAAGGCTGGGGCATGAGAAGACGGGGgatgacagagagggaaagatcaGGGGAGCAATCCCCGGAAAGAGGCTCATGCCAGACTTTAGAGGAGGGAAATCTTGGCCTGAGGAATAGAAAAGCCCAATCACTTGCCAGGAACCAAGAGAAAGTAGTAGGAGTCTCACCTGCATGGATGGCATCCTGCTGGTGGAGATGCAGATGGGAGTGGATGTGGGAGTGCTGGTGGTGATGGGGGGTCACATTAAGCATCTGCAGCCGGGCCAGTGGGTCATTGCCCAGGGCTGCCACTCTTTCTGCATGCTGCCTCTCAGCTGCCAGACGCTCCGCATAGGACATGTCAGGCCGCAGGGCTGGCCCAGCTGCCAGCGCTAGACGTTCTCTCTCCAGGGGCCCCAGACTCGGATGAAAAGGAAAAGGGTGCAGGCCAGGTGGGCCAGGCTGCAGAGCCAGGCCCCCATGTCGGGGGAAGGGATCAAGGCCTGGCCCTGGGACCCCATGTAGGGGTTCCAGCTCACTGGGCTTCACCTCAAAGCCAGGCTTGAGGCGGTCACGGAGGTCTCGTTCACGGGCTTCCCGCTCCCTCTCCCGGGCTGCTGGGTCGCTGCTGTACAAGGCCGGGACGTTGTAACCCAGGAGCCCCGGGTCCACTGCCCCTAGGGGCACGTAGAAGGGATGGTTGCGATTGCCAGGAGACATGACGTGGGGTCGGGCGTATTCACTGAGCGTGCGCAGGGCCGGAGTGTCAGGACCCAGATAGGGGGGCACTGTAGCTACAGCGCTGCCCGGCTCAAACGGAGGGCGATGGGGCACAGGGCCCAGAGATGGGCACTCCACTGGCGCCCGGCCCTCCTGAGCCAACTTCTGTGGGATACAGGGGAAAAACAGTGTCAAATCGGCAGGTCTGGAAAAAGGCAGCTGGTCCTGAGCTACTCACTTGTCTTGCCAGCTGAAAATCAAAACGCTTCGCTTTACTAGAACTCAGTTAAGCAGGAATTTCCCTAACCCTTTCTCCTGGACTTTGGCTCCCCCTACCATCTGCAGATACTCTGATCTCAATTTGTCCTCCCCCAAACCCAGGAATGCGAGGATTCCTCCCGCTGGAATCCTTCCGTCTCCATTTCCCGGCTGCTGTGCCTCCTCCTTTCTGACAGGGGGCGCAATGACAcgccccccccaaccctccctgCGAGGCGCAGAGGGCCAGAAAGGCGGATGGCGCATGTGGTGACGCACTCACCACGCTGCGTTCCAGCTCACGCTCCTTCTCGCGTTCCCGCTCCTTCTCACGTTCCCGCTCGCGCTCGCGCTCCTTCTCTTCGCGAGCGCGCTGCTCGGCCTCGCGCCGCACCTTCTCCACCAGGTCGGCCCGCTTCTTGGCCAGCTTGGAGCCCTCCAGCGGTACGAAGTACAGGTCGCTGCGCGCGCACGAGTTAAAGCCGCGGTCCAGGTGTTTGTTGAACCTGCCGGGCGCGAGGGCGGCGCGCGCTTAGCAGCCGCGAGCTGCCAGATCGGCCCGGCGGTGACCCTGCCCCCAAGCCCGCCTGCGCAGACCGTGAGGGCGAGGCCAAGTTCTGGAGTACTTCAGAAAGCACCACGAGAACGAGTGGGGTTCCCCCGCACCGCTCTCCGTTGCCTCGCTCTGTCGTTCCCCATTCCAGACCCAACCGCACCCCGGCCCAGAGGCTCACCTGGCTGACTGGCTGGCATGGCTGGGCACGTCTACCACCTTAGGAGGGGGCGAGGGGCTACGGGCGGGGGGCACTGGGCTCTCGGGGGTCTCATACTCTTCAGCGGGCTCTTGCTTGATCTGCGTGGCGTTCAGGGGCGGCCCGGAGGCAGGGGCTGCAGGCGGTGGAGGCAGGGATGACAGGCCTGAGGGCCCGGCAGGTGGCAGGGGCCCTGGCCCCACAGTGGGCGAGCCTGGCTTGAAGGTCCCTGGGCCCGCGGGTGGCGAGGCGCCTCGGTAGCCGGGTGGGGTCCCTGTTCGGAAGGAGGGAGGCGACCCCGGCTTGTATCCTGGTGGGGTGGCTGTCTTGTAGGCCCCTGGGGACGGGGCTCTCTTTCCATAGGGTGGGGGCCCAGGTGGGGAAGCTGTTTTGTAGCCTGCTGGCGAGGAAGCCACTGTGGCAATGACCGTGGAAAGCGTAGCCGAGGAAGTGGTGACCGGAGGCACCGGCGGGAAGGGGTAGGGCGCTCCTTGGGGGCcctgggaaggggagggatgtGAACATGGGTAGGATCcttgagaggaagaagaggaggagttGGAAGAGGATGAAGAGGCGGGGGGGCCGTTGGGGCCTGCTTGGCTGTAGGACACCTGGCCGTGAGGTGGGGGCAGGTGTGCTGGCCCTGGTGGGTAGGGCCTCAGAGACCCCAGGGAGGGAGACATGGCATAAGGATGGGCATGGTGGGAGCTGCTGCTCTCCAGGGGGTGGGGATATGCTCCAGGTGGAGGGGGCCCAGAGCTCCcatgatgctgctgctgctgttgctgctgttgttgttgctgctgctgctgctgctgctgttgttgctgctgctgctgttgctgttgctgctgctgctggtggtgatggtgatgtgtTGGGGCTGGTGGGTGGCCTGTGGATTGGCCTCCAGTTGAAGGAGGGAAGGGACCTGGGTGGGCACTGCTGTTGGCTAAGAGACGGCCAtagggaggaggtggtgggggacCCTGGCTCCACACAGCCTGGGATGGAAGGGAAGGCTGAGTATACTTGGGTGGCTGATTAGAGACAGTCAGGCTTGTcgggggagggaaggagtggggaTAACTGGGCAGTGCCTGGGAAGCTGGGTactgggaggcagaggaagaagatgaagagCTGGAAGAGGAGGCCGCTGCAGAGCTACCACCAGAGGATGAATATGGATACCTCATTGGGGGGGCtggggcagaagaggaggaagcaggtggcAGAGGATGGGGTGAGGGAGCAAGAGTGGGGCCCTTCTCTGGGCCAGGAGGAAGTCCACCCATACCCTGCCCCATGGCATGGGGAGACGGCAGATGCCCAGGTAGTGGCTGGGCCCCCAGGCCAGGAGGAGAGGCTGAGGCATTGTTAAGGGGTCTcagggcaggtgggggaggcaggTTCGGTGTCACATGGGGGAAGGTGGCTGGTGGTGGAGCAGAGGGCAGGTTTCCACCACCCACTGGAGTGTTAGGTGGCTTTGTTGGAGGAGCACCACCAGCCCCAGAGCTTGATATTGAAATGGGGGTGGTTGGTGGGGGGTGCTGTTTACCCCCAGTAGGAGCCCCCACTGAAgaggcagcccctccccctttGGAACCCATTGGGGGTCCAGACAAAACTCCTCCACCAGTGCCCCCAGGGTAGAGCTGTGGATGAGGGGGAGGGGCCCCAGGAGGAGCCTGGAACATTCGAGATGTGGGGGGCTCCATGGGAGCATGATATCCAGTGGGTGTCACGGAAGGATGGGGCTCAAAGCCAGGCTCTGGCTGTCGGGGGGTGCTGTCTTGCggtgaaggggagggaggaaagagtggAGGTGGGTGGTAGGGGCGGGCTGGGCCCTGGGACAGGCCAGAAGATGAGTCGGAGTCATTCTCCACACTTCCAGGGCTGTAGATGCTGGGGGACGTGCTTCGGTTATCTTGGTCAATATCCCTAGGGTCACTGCTGCCATCATCATTGAGGCTCCGCCCATCTAAACTATCCAGATCGGAGGGAGACTGTGGCCGAGGGAGCTCCTGCTGCAGAAGAAggaagaccattttttttttctttttccttgctcCCCCTGCATTTGGGGCCTCCCTTGCACAAAATCATTTCTCCCAACATACCGCTGTACCATGTGATGAATACTCTTGCTCAAGCCCACCTACCATGTGGGGATTCCCCCATCTCCCCACATTCTCAGCCGGTATTGCTTCCCTCCCTGGGAAACTCCATTCTTTCCTCAAGTGTCCATCTCAAGCACCTTCTCCCCATCCACAGCTAAACCCAAATCCCTGTCTTCCACCAGCTGATATCCACCCTCTTCTCATCTCCTTTCACCCCATTAACTACACATGCCAGAAACCCctggtttttaaaaagaccacTACTGCATTTTCCTTTTGAGACCTCTCACCTTTAatctcctccccagccccttcaTGAAAACCAGGACCTGGGAAAAAAGAGCCTAGAATCCCCCACACTCCCAGTCCCCTCTGGCCCTGCCTGGTCATCTAGTGGCCTGGATACATCCCTGTCTGACATATTACAGACAGGACTCCTTTAATAAGCACCAGGTCTCTCATATCCCAGGCGAGATTACAGTAGGAATCGTGAGTGAAAGGAAGTTTTTTGGTTAACAGTGGTCAGAAAATGGGTCAGGATGGCTGCTAGGGTCTCCCACCTCAGTTTTGGTCTTTTTTGGTGCATTGGTCTCCTCACTTTCACTCTCTGAGATCTCCTCACTCCGGCCCTGCTTGCTGACCTTTGGGGTGGAGGCTTCCTCGACGCGGGCCTTCTgttagagagaaaagagaaaatccctGTCTTCTACCTCCCAAAGCCTCCACCATCACCCTCTGCCAGACAGGAAGttcccccacaacacacacacatacaccctcaGCTCCAGTGCCTGGGCATCCTGTGGGAGGACCCTAGGACAGAATACCTTGGCTGTCTGCCTAGACTTCTCGGCTTTGCCATCACTGCTGGACGTGCTGACCCCTCCAGGGGAGGCCCGGCCCCTCGATCTCAGTTCTTCCCGGGGCCCAGGGGCCTCTTTCTTCCGTCCACTCCTCATTGACATctaagggagaaggaaggaagcaccTAACTTCATGGTGTGCCTTATTTCTGTTCTACTTCTCCAGGCCCTCACCCCTAGTTCCTCCACCCTTCATCATTCACGTCTCTCATTTCAGCTATTACTCACTGAATCTTTATTCTGTCGTGTCTTCATTCTTCAGGCTGTGGAGACCCCATTCTCCTCTGCCTGGGCAGCTGAATACAGAAACTTCTCTGCTTCCCCCAAGTTCCCCACAGCTGTGGTCTGGGAAGCAGGCAGCAGGATCTCCCAAGTGTCCAGTACAGGCACCTGGAACTTGCAGGATCTGTTTTCAGTGAAGCCTGTTAGAAGAGACCACCAGAGTCTCCAAACTGGGGAACAGTGTCTGAAGGGTATATCACTGGGCTTATCGCAGCCCAGCCCTGGGCCTTTGGGCCAGGAGGCACAATCTCCCATAAGACATTGCTGGCCTGCCCTGCGGGCCACCCAGGCTATCTACAAGTGAAGCAGACTTTGCTTGCAACATCATCTCTTTCATCTCTGGTGAAAGTAGAAAATTCAGATGGACCTGTGAGGTCACATTATTTACCCTTCATGATACCTAGGAAATACCTGTGTGTCCATGAGTTCCACAGAACCTTACCAGGGAGTATAAAGAAATGTAGCTCagagcacctgcgtggctcagttggttaagcatctgcctttggctcaggtcatgatcccagagtcctgggatcaggtcccacatcaggctccccctactctgcagggagcctggttctccttctccctctgtatgccactccccctgcttgtgctctctctctcaaaaaaaaatttttttaaagattttatttgacagagacagtgagagagggaacacagcaaggggagtgggagagagaggaggcatcccgctgagcggggagctggacacggggcttgatcccaggacccggagatcatgacctgaacagaaggcggatgcttaatgactgagccacccaggggccccagtcaaataaaatcttaaaaaaagaaaaaaaaaaaacaacaacaacaaggtaGCTGAGATCGTAAGTAATTTACTAAGTGCTGTCTTATGTCAAGCCCTTACAATTTTACTGAATACTTAAAACCAACCCTCCAGTATTCTTATTTCCATTATAtaggtggggaaactgaagctcaaagacTGAGACTGTGACTTGCCCAACTTTGTGTGATGAATACACAGAAGCCTGTGACAGCACCAGAATCAAACCCACGTCTCCCTGACTTCAAAGCCCATGCTGTTTCTTCTAGACTTTGCTATAGTCTCATCAGAAGCTGGTAGGGAGAATTCTCAGAAGGCTCAGATCAGTCCCAGAGATATGAAAAGAATCTTTTCACATCAGAGTAGGTGGAAGAAAAATGTCCCGTTCTCTAACACAAAGGCACACAGTCCTACCAATCCCAAGCCCAAACCCGGGTATTCCCAAAGTGCAGAACTTTATTTCTGGGAGCCCCCCTGAGGCCCCCTGTCTAGTGCTTGGGTTCCCTTAGGCTAGAAAGTCAGGACTTTCACTTTACCAACCCAAGCAGTGAGGATCAGTGAGCACAGAATACAATAATACAAAGTTACCAGTTTCTGAGTCTGTACCCCAACTTGGCTTCGACAGGGACACACACCTCACCACCTGTCTATATCTGTACCTGTACCTACAGACAGCTATTTTCACTcacacttgtttgtttttctagctAAGTGTCACATCTCTCCATTTTAGGGACCATGAAGTCTTTTGAGAGCAAAAACAGTATCTTCCCAccgttttcttcctttccctatcTCCCACTGGTGTCACATATATAtagtgacatatatatatatatatatatatatatatatactcttttcTGTCCTTGCCACTGACCTGTAAGCCCACTCACTTCAGTAGGTCTTTTCGAATAAAATGCTGCTGGCTTTGGTGGGAACAGGGTAAACTTAGCCACCTATTACTGAGGCAGAGGCCTGGCTGGGTAAATGGCATTTTCACAGTCAATAGCATGTTTTTCCCAAGGAATACAGAGTAATTATCACTCATCTCCGCTGAACCCTACTGAGACAGGCGGTGAGGGGTGAACCTAACCTTTCCAGAAAACTTAAATAATGATTTACTTAGAGTCACAAAGAGCTCAGACACAGCTCCAGGTCTTCTGAACTTAGAACCCATGCTCTGCCCAGCAAACCAGCCATCTTTCTTCAACTACAACTATTATCACATTTTGGAATTGTTTAGATGGGTTTTAAGACATTGTCAGACCCCCTCAAAAtccaaagaacaaaacccaacAGAAGAGAAGCACAGCAAAGATGACTATTTGTGACTGGTGTGTCTTTGCCAGCCCCACTAGAGGAGAGTCCCCATGTCTCACCCCAATCTCAGAATCCATTCAAGTCAGTTAGAGGGAGGAGATCCAAAAGCTCAGAGAAATGCATGAATGGAACTGAAAAACACAGCAATCAGGATGCCCTTCCCCCTACTGCCACTGTTTCAAACAGAAGAAATCTGATAAAATTATCAGTGAGTAGCTTTGCAGGAGAAAAGCAGTCATAAAAGCGTAGGTAATCCTGAGGGGAAGGAGTGGCAATGGGAGAGCAGTTAGGGTTGGGCTGTACATGACGTTTCTGAACTCAGAGCATGCTTTAGTATCAACAAGGTGAGTTATACTCCATCTTTGCCCTAACAGCCCGTCAGTGGAACTAATACTTCAAGAACACCTACTGTGTATCTGGCAACACACTATGCACATTCCCCTTCACAGCCTTActgcaaaagaaaaatgacaaataccaGACTAGGGAGATGCAAAAGTGAGAAAAAGGGAGTCTCGAAgaacaggaaaagaagggagaaatatgAGAAGGACGTCAGAGAGAATACACAATCGAGGCACAAGGCTTTCTGGGAAAGGCTTGCAGGGTGAATTTCAGGATCGCTGC
This DNA window, taken from Meles meles chromosome 7, mMelMel3.1 paternal haplotype, whole genome shotgun sequence, encodes the following:
- the C7H12orf57 gene encoding protein C10 is translated as MASASAPPAALSAEQAKVVLAEVIQAFSAPENAVRMDEARDNACNDMGKMLQFVLPVATQIQQEVIKAYGFSCDGEGVLKFARLVKSYEAQDPEIASLSGKLKALFLPPMTLPPHGPASGSSVAAS
- the ATN1 gene encoding atrophin-1 isoform X1, translated to MKTRQNKDSMSMRSGRKKEAPGPREELRSRGRASPGGVSTSSSDGKAEKSRQTAKKARVEEASTPKVSKQGRSEEISESESEETNAPKKTKTEELPRPQSPSDLDSLDGRSLNDDGSSDPRDIDQDNRSTSPSIYSPGSVENDSDSSSGLSQGPARPYHPPPLFPPSPSPQDSTPRQPEPGFEPHPSVTPTGYHAPMEPPTSRMFQAPPGAPPPHPQLYPGGTGGGVLSGPPMGSKGGGAASSVGAPTGGKQHPPPTTPISISSSGAGGAPPTKPPNTPVGGGNLPSAPPPATFPHVTPNLPPPPALRPLNNASASPPGLGAQPLPGHLPSPHAMGQGMGGLPPGPEKGPTLAPSPHPLPPASSSSAPAPPMRYPYSSSGGSSAAASSSSSSSSSSASQYPASQALPSYPHSFPPPTSLTVSNQPPKYTQPSLPSQAVWSQGPPPPPPYGRLLANSSAHPGPFPPSTGGQSTGHPPAPTHHHHHQQQQQQQQQQQQQQQQQQQQQQQQQQQQQQHHGSSGPPPPGAYPHPLESSSSHHAHPYAMSPSLGSLRPYPPGPAHLPPPHGQVSYSQAGPNGPPASSSSSNSSSSSSQGSYPCSHPSPSQGPQGAPYPFPPVPPVTTSSATLSTVIATVASSPAGYKTASPPGPPPYGKRAPSPGAYKTATPPGYKPGSPPSFRTGTPPGYRGASPPAGPGTFKPGSPTVGPGPLPPAGPSGLSSLPPPPAAPASGPPLNATQIKQEPAEEYETPESPVPPARSPSPPPKVVDVPSHASQSARFNKHLDRGFNSCARSDLYFVPLEGSKLAKKRADLVEKVRREAEQRAREEKEREREREREKEREREKERELERSVKLAQEGRAPVECPSLGPVPHRPPFEPGSAVATVPPYLGPDTPALRTLSEYARPHVMSPGNRNHPFYVPLGAVDPGLLGYNVPALYSSDPAAREREREARERDLRDRLKPGFEVKPSELEPLHGVPGPGLDPFPRHGGLALQPGPPGLHPFPFHPSLGPLERERLALAAGPALRPDMSYAERLAAERQHAERVAALGNDPLARLQMLNVTPHHHQHSHIHSHLHLHQQDAIHAASASVHPLIDPLASGSHLTRIPYPAGTLPNPLLPHPLHENEVLRHQLFAAPYRDLPASLSAPMSAAHQLQAMHAQSAELQRLALEQQQWLHAHHPLHSVPLPAQEDYYSHLKKESDKPL
- the ATN1 gene encoding atrophin-1 isoform X2; its protein translation is MKTRQNKDSMSMRSGRKKEAPGPREELRSRGRASPGGVSTSSSDGKAEKSRQTAKKARVEEASTPKVSKQGRSEEISESESEETNAPKKTKTEQELPRPQSPSDLDSLDGRSLNDDGSSDPRDIDQDNRSTSPSIYSPGSVENDSDSSSGLSQGPARPYHPPPLFPPSPSPQDSTPRQPEPGFEPHPSVTPTGYHAPMEPPTSRMFQAPPGAPPPHPQLYPGGTGGGVLSGPPMGSKGGGAASSVGAPTGGKQHPPPTTPISISSSGAGGAPPTKPPNTPVGGGNLPSAPPPATFPHVTPNLPPPPALRPLNNASASPPGLGAQPLPGHLPSPHAMGQGMGGLPPGPEKGPTLAPSPHPLPPASSSSAPAPPMRYPYSSSGGSSAAASSSSSSSSSSASQYPASQALPSYPHSFPPPTSLTVSNQPPKYTQPSLPSQAVWSQGPPPPPPYGRLLANSSAHPGPFPPSTGGQSTGHPPAPTHHHHHQQQQQQQQQQQQQQQQQQQQQQQQQQQQQQHHGSSGPPPPGAYPHPLESSSSHHAHPYAMSPSLGSLRPYPPGPAHLPPPHGQVSYSQAGPNGPPASSSSSNSSSSSSQGSYPCSHPSPSQGPQGAPYPFPPVPPVTTSSATLSTVIATVASSPAGYKTASPPGPPPYGKRAPSPGAYKTATPPGYKPGSPPSFRTGTPPGYRGASPPAGPGTFKPGSPTVGPGPLPPAGPSGLSSLPPPPAAPASGPPLNATQIKQEPAEEYETPESPVPPARSPSPPPKVVDVPSHASQSARFNKHLDRGFNSCARSDLYFVPLEGSKLAKKRADLVEKVRREAEQRAREEKEREREREREKEREREKERELERSVKLAQEGRAPVECPSLGPVPHRPPFEPGSAVATVPPYLGPDTPALRTLSEYARPHVMSPGNRNHPFYVPLGAVDPGLLGYNVPALYSSDPAAREREREARERDLRDRLKPGFEVKPSELEPLHGVPGPGLDPFPRHGGLALQPGPPGLHPFPFHPSLGPLERERLALAAGPALRPDMSYAERLAAERQHAERVAALGNDPLARLQMLNVTPHHHQHSHIHSHLHLHQQDAIHAASASVHPLIDPLASGSHLTRIPYPAGTLPNPLLPHPLHENEVLRHQLFAAPYRDLPASLSAPMSAAHQLQAMHAQSAELQRLALEQQQWLHAHHPLHSVPLPAQEDYYSHLKKESDKPL